In one window of Hymenobacter nivis DNA:
- the mce gene encoding methylmalonyl-CoA epimerase gives MLTNLEHLGLAVPDLAAATALYAKLLGTEPYKTEHVASEAVDTVFFQVGGSKIELLAGTSPESAITRFLEKKPAGIHHVAFEVDDIEAEMARLRTEGFVLLNEAPKRGADNKLVCFVHPKSAGGVLVELCQTIIADLTNF, from the coding sequence ATGCTCACTAACCTCGAACACCTCGGCCTGGCCGTGCCCGACTTAGCCGCCGCCACGGCCCTCTACGCCAAGCTATTGGGTACGGAGCCCTACAAAACTGAGCACGTGGCCAGCGAAGCCGTCGACACGGTCTTTTTCCAAGTGGGCGGCTCCAAAATCGAGCTGCTGGCCGGCACCAGCCCCGAAAGCGCCATCACCAGGTTCCTGGAAAAGAAGCCCGCCGGCATTCACCACGTGGCCTTCGAGGTCGACGACATCGAGGCCGAAATGGCCCGGTTGCGCACCGAAGGCTTTGTGCTGCTCAACGAGGCCCCCAAGCGCGGCGCCGACAACAAGCTTGTGTGCTTTGTACACCCCAAAAGCGCCGGTGGCGTGCTAGTGGAGCTCTGTCAAACCATAATCGCAGATTTAAC
- a CDS encoding IscS subfamily cysteine desulfurase yields the protein MLKLPIYLDNNSTTPLDPRVLETMMPYLTDVFGNAASRNHPFGWAAEEGVDYARTQIAQLIGCDAKEIIFTSGATEGDNLGIKGVFEMYAQKGNHVITTTTEHKAILDTCNHLEKIGGRVTYLPVDELGLISLADLEAAMTPETILVTIMYGNNETGTIQPIREIAAIAHKHGALFMTDGTQAVGKIPVDVNADGIDIMAFTAHKMYGPKGIGALYVRRKNPRVKVTAQMDGGGHERGMRSGTLNVPGIVGMGKACELARLEMAADAARLSVMRDRLQAELMTLEETYVNGSVESRLPHVANISFKYVEGEGLMMGIKDLAVSSGSACTSASLEPSYVLKALGLSDDLAHSSLRFGLSRFTTDEQIDYAINHVKEAVTKLREMSPLWEMHKEGIDLSKIEWAEH from the coding sequence ATGCTTAAGCTCCCTATTTACCTCGATAACAACTCCACCACGCCCCTCGACCCGCGGGTCCTGGAAACAATGATGCCCTACCTGACCGATGTATTCGGCAACGCGGCCTCGCGCAACCACCCCTTCGGCTGGGCCGCGGAGGAGGGTGTAGACTACGCCCGCACCCAGATTGCCCAGCTCATCGGCTGCGACGCCAAGGAGATTATCTTTACCAGCGGCGCAACCGAAGGCGATAACCTCGGCATCAAGGGCGTATTTGAGATGTACGCTCAGAAGGGTAACCACGTCATTACCACCACCACCGAGCACAAGGCCATCCTCGATACGTGCAATCACCTCGAGAAAATCGGGGGCCGCGTGACCTACCTGCCGGTGGATGAGTTAGGCCTCATTAGCCTAGCCGACCTCGAAGCCGCTATGACGCCCGAGACGATTCTGGTGACCATTATGTACGGCAATAACGAGACGGGCACTATCCAGCCCATCCGCGAAATTGCCGCCATCGCCCACAAGCACGGGGCCCTGTTCATGACCGACGGTACGCAGGCCGTTGGTAAGATTCCGGTAGATGTGAACGCCGATGGCATCGACATCATGGCCTTCACGGCTCACAAAATGTACGGTCCTAAGGGCATTGGGGCCCTGTACGTACGCCGCAAAAACCCGCGCGTCAAGGTTACGGCCCAGATGGACGGTGGCGGCCATGAGCGCGGTATGCGCTCGGGTACCCTCAACGTGCCCGGCATTGTGGGCATGGGCAAGGCCTGCGAGCTGGCCCGCCTGGAAATGGCAGCCGACGCAGCCCGCCTCAGCGTGATGCGCGACCGCCTGCAAGCCGAGTTGATGACGCTGGAAGAAACCTACGTGAACGGCTCGGTAGAAAGCCGCTTGCCCCACGTGGCCAACATCAGCTTCAAGTACGTGGAGGGCGAAGGCCTGATGATGGGCATTAAGGACTTGGCCGTGTCGTCGGGTTCGGCCTGTACTTCGGCCTCGCTGGAGCCCAGCTACGTGCTGAAGGCCCTGGGCCTGAGCGACGACCTGGCCCACAGCAGCCTGCGCTTCGGCCTGAGCCGCTTCACCACCGACGAGCAAATCGACTACGCCATCAACCACGTGAAAGAGGCCGTCACCAAGCTCCGCGAAATGTCGCCCCTGTGGGAAATGCACAAGGAAGGCATTGACCTCAGCAAAATTGAGTGGGCGGAACACTGA
- the iscU gene encoding Fe-S cluster assembly scaffold IscU — MAYSDKVIDHYSNPRNVGTLDKSKKNVGTGLVGAPECGDVMRLQIEVDKATNTITDAKFKTFGCGSAIASSSLATEWLKGKTVDEALAIDNMEIVEELALPPVKIHCSVLAEDAIKSAISDYRVKNGLPALELAHH; from the coding sequence ATGGCTTATTCCGATAAAGTAATCGACCACTACAGCAACCCCCGCAACGTGGGCACGCTGGACAAAAGCAAGAAAAACGTAGGCACCGGCCTAGTGGGGGCCCCCGAGTGCGGCGACGTAATGCGCCTGCAAATCGAGGTGGACAAAGCCACCAACACCATCACCGACGCCAAATTCAAAACTTTCGGCTGCGGCTCGGCCATTGCGTCGTCGTCGCTGGCCACGGAGTGGCTGAAAGGCAAGACCGTGGACGAGGCCCTGGCCATCGACAACATGGAGATTGTGGAAGAGCTGGCCCTGCCGCCGGTAAAAATTCACTGCTCGGTGCTGGCCGAAGACGCCATCAAATCGGCTATTTCGGACTACCGCGTGAAGAACGGCCTACCCGCTCTGGAGCTGGCCCACCACTAA
- a CDS encoding HesB/IscA family protein codes for MITVSDKAKEKVERLMHDSELDATYRLRASVAGGGCSGLSYKLDFDNEVRPMDQEFEDKGVHVVVDMKSFLYLAGTELDFSDGLNGKGFQFNNPNASRSCGCGESFSV; via the coding sequence ATGATTACCGTATCCGACAAAGCCAAGGAGAAAGTGGAGCGCCTGATGCACGACTCGGAGCTGGACGCCACGTACCGCCTGCGAGCGTCGGTGGCCGGCGGCGGCTGCTCGGGCCTGAGCTACAAGCTGGACTTCGACAACGAGGTGCGGCCGATGGACCAGGAGTTTGAGGACAAAGGCGTGCACGTGGTGGTGGATATGAAAAGCTTCCTGTACTTAGCCGGCACCGAACTGGATTTCTCGGACGGCCTGAACGGCAAGGGCTTCCAGTTCAACAACCCCAACGCCTCCCGCTCCTGCGGCTGCGGCGAGAGCTTTTCAGTGTAA
- a CDS encoding nucleotidyltransferase domain-containing protein, whose amino-acid sequence MTIADLRHEGLILFEAVSGSRAYGTDLPHSDTDLKGVFVLPEDQFFGLDYVPQVANATNDEVFYELLRFVELLLKNNPTVLELLGTPADCIIYQHPLFAQFRAPDFLSQLCRQSFAEYAVAQIRKAKGLNKKINHPEPPARKAVLDFCYVTVGAGGQPVGPWLAR is encoded by the coding sequence ATGACCATTGCCGATTTGCGCCACGAGGGCCTTATTTTATTCGAAGCCGTAAGCGGCAGCCGGGCGTACGGCACGGATTTGCCGCACTCGGATACCGATTTGAAGGGCGTGTTTGTGCTGCCGGAAGACCAGTTTTTTGGCTTAGATTACGTGCCGCAGGTGGCGAATGCGACCAACGATGAGGTGTTTTACGAGCTACTCCGCTTCGTGGAGCTTCTGCTGAAAAATAACCCTACGGTGCTGGAGCTACTGGGCACGCCGGCCGATTGCATCATCTACCAGCACCCGCTGTTTGCGCAGTTTAGGGCCCCGGACTTCCTCTCCCAGCTCTGCCGGCAGAGCTTCGCCGAATACGCCGTGGCGCAGATTCGCAAGGCCAAGGGCCTAAACAAGAAGATTAACCACCCCGAGCCGCCAGCCCGCAAGGCCGTGCTGGACTTCTGCTACGTGACGGTGGGCGCGGGGGGCCAGCCCGTGGGCCCGTGGCTGGCGCGGTAG
- a CDS encoding nucleotidyltransferase domain-containing protein: MTFRIQTALVDLEAAHGIRILYACESGSRAWGFPSPDSDYDGRFIYCHPADWYLALDEGSDTLNFPVDDELDLAGWELRKALRLLRGTNAALFEWLQSPVVYHEALDFRARLAPFLPGAFNLKAGLHHYLGQLRRGVAEDLAGEEVRLKRLFYALRAALAARWIWERQTVPPMEFAPLRALLPGALAADVDAPLQRKAQANEKTLGPQPTALLAFLREELAAGQAAREALPVARDGRAGELDALLRALLREAFAG; this comes from the coding sequence ATGACTTTCCGCATCCAAACGGCCCTTGTAGACCTCGAAGCCGCGCACGGCATCCGCATCCTCTATGCCTGCGAGTCGGGCAGCCGGGCCTGGGGGTTTCCTTCGCCGGATTCGGATTACGACGGGCGGTTCATTTATTGCCACCCGGCGGACTGGTACTTGGCCCTGGACGAGGGCTCCGACACGCTGAACTTCCCCGTGGACGACGAGTTGGACCTGGCCGGCTGGGAGCTGCGCAAGGCCCTGCGGCTACTGCGCGGCACCAACGCGGCGCTGTTCGAGTGGTTGCAGTCGCCGGTAGTGTACCACGAGGCGCTGGATTTCCGGGCCCGGCTGGCTCCGTTCCTGCCCGGAGCGTTCAACCTGAAGGCGGGGCTGCACCACTACCTGGGGCAGCTGCGGCGCGGCGTAGCCGAAGACCTGGCGGGCGAAGAAGTACGGCTGAAGCGGCTGTTCTACGCCCTGCGCGCTGCGCTGGCCGCCCGCTGGATTTGGGAACGGCAGACGGTGCCACCGATGGAGTTCGCGCCGCTGCGGGCACTGCTGCCCGGGGCCCTGGCGGCCGATGTGGACGCGCCGCTGCAACGCAAAGCCCAAGCAAACGAGAAGACGCTGGGGCCCCAGCCCACGGCGCTGCTGGCGTTTCTGCGGGAAGAACTAGCGGCGGGGCAGGCGGCGCGGGAGGCCCTGCCGGTGGCGCGCGACGGCCGGGCCGGTGAGCTGGATGCGCTACTCCGGGCGCTGCTACGGGAGGCGTTTGCGGGGTAA
- a CDS encoding type II toxin-antitoxin system RelE/ParE family toxin has product MKEKFQVQLSSEVREFIGSLDEKTRDKILYNIRKAQLINDQELFKKLTNGIWEFRTLFNKTNYRIFAFWDKSGSVDTLVLTTHGIIKKTGKTPQIDLDKAERIRKIYFEQKTN; this is encoded by the coding sequence ATGAAAGAGAAATTTCAGGTTCAGTTATCCAGCGAAGTACGCGAGTTTATTGGAAGTTTAGACGAAAAAACCCGTGACAAGATTCTCTACAACATTCGCAAAGCCCAGCTAATAAACGACCAAGAGCTATTCAAAAAGCTAACCAACGGGATATGGGAATTCAGAACCTTATTCAACAAAACCAACTACCGAATTTTTGCTTTCTGGGACAAATCCGGTTCAGTTGATACCTTGGTGCTGACAACGCATGGCATCATCAAAAAGACCGGCAAAACGCCCCAAATTGACTTGGATAAAGCTGAGAGAATTCGTAAAATTTATTTCGAACAGAAAACTAACTAG
- a CDS encoding helix-turn-helix transcriptional regulator: MKFYALDEVVDEHIGPVGTPKRDAFEEELRLDLLGKAIKEARLQRNLTQQQLGELVGVQKAQISKLENSITDARFDTVMKVFKALNAKVNFSVELLNQNSVVV; this comes from the coding sequence ATGAAATTCTATGCGCTGGACGAAGTCGTTGATGAACACATCGGCCCCGTCGGCACGCCCAAGCGCGACGCTTTTGAAGAGGAATTACGCCTCGACCTGCTCGGCAAAGCTATCAAAGAAGCCCGCCTGCAACGCAACCTGACCCAGCAGCAACTTGGGGAACTAGTGGGCGTGCAGAAAGCGCAGATTTCCAAGCTGGAGAACAGCATAACCGATGCGCGTTTTGATACGGTAATGAAGGTGTTTAAAGCGTTGAACGCAAAGGTTAATTTCAGTGTGGAATTACTGAATCAGAATTCGGTAGTTGTATAG